The Pseudoalteromonas rubra nucleotide sequence TTTCCGCCAATTTCAACCTGGGCGCCATCAGCAATTGCATTTCCAGCCGCATCCAGTCGCAGAACGTGGTTCGCCTTGCGACCACAATGGCAGACTGTTTTCAATTCGATCAGTTTGTCGGCCCAGGCCAGCAAATACTGAGCACCTTCGAACAGCTCTCCCCGGAAATCGGTTCTGAGCCCGTAGCACAAGACCGGGATCCCGAGCAGATCAACCACATCGGTTAGCTGAGAGACTTGCTGTTTATTCAAAAACTGGCTTTCGTCGACCAAAATACAATCCAACGCTTGCTTATCATGCGACTGGTTGATTAGGTTCAACAGATCCGTTGCTGGCTCGTAAGTATGTGCTTCCGCTTCAAGCCCGATACGAGAGGCGACCTTGCCAACGCCGGCACGGTCATCAAGCGCAGCGGTCAGGATAAACGGATTCATACCCCGCTCACGATAATTAAATGCAGATTGCAATAATGTGGTAGATTTTCCGGCGTTCATCGCCGAATAATAAAAATAAAGTTGCGCCATATGCTCGTATCTGCCGCTAAAAAATTCGCGATAGTCTACCCAAACTCAGACAATTAAGCCAGCTTAGTCAAATACCTGCCATGGCACTTTTGTGGGGCTCCGACTGCTATCCTGGGTATCACCTGGATAACTTTGACGATTAATGTACGCAATGTAGATATGGTGCAGCTCCGAGGTGCTTAAAGAAGACCATAAGGCTTTTGCTGTTGGCCCATGCAGCGCTTTAAATTGCTTCGAAAACGTCAGGTAACCAAAGCTGATATCCAGTGGCGGATAAACCGCAGCAAGCTGTCGTCGATAAGGAAAGGCTTCGACCGCTTTACCATCGACCTGGCACAAACCAAATGTGCCATGTACCTTGCCCTTGAGCACTAACTCAAAAGCATCACTTTGTGAGTCTGTGTTCAGGATCGTGTATTTATCACTCCCTACTGAATCGGCAACTGAATACCCTCTTGGCACAGCCAGATTTATGGGGTAACTACGTTCGTGAATCGCCGTTTTTAGTTGTGTCATGCCGACCAGACAAGTACCAAGTCGGCTGATAGAGCTCAGTGTGTCTGGGGATCCATCCTCATTAAGTGGATAAGACAAAAAGGCCTGACGCGCTTGTCGGTAACTGGCAATTACGGCATCAACACGATTGCGCTTGATCTCGTACAAACATCGTTGCCAGGGTTTGCGAACAAACTTAAATTGCACGTCATCAACCTGGGTTTCAAGGTGTCTAAGTATCTCAATCGTTGCGCCTGGGTTTTCCTGCGGCACGTCAAACCCGTTACCCAGGAAAAATGGCGGAATATGTTTATCTTCGTAACACAGTCTAATGGATACTTTCGCAGCAGCCTGACAGCAAACAAACAAAAATATCAACGACATTACAGTCAATCGCATTAAAACAGGACTTTAGGTCGGGCTTTCTTTTAGTATATAACTCACCTTAGAGCTTGGCTATGAACAGCATACATTACTGGGTAATTTTTATCCCTTCGTGCGCTAAAAGCCAGGATTTACGTTCCAATCCCCCGGCATATCCCGTCAACTTGCCGCTTGCACCAATAATTCGGTGGCACGGTACGATAATGCTGATTGGGTTTTTGCCATTGGCTGCCCCAACGGCCCGGACTGCTTTCGGATTGTCTAGCCTGGCTGCCATCCAACCATAAGTATTTGTTTCGCCATAAGGGATTTGTCGCAGCAGTTGCCACACAGCTTGCTGAAAAGGCGTGCCCTGAGTGTCCAGAGCAACATCAAACTCACTCCGTTGCCCGGCAAAATACTCGGTTAACTGAGTGCAGGCGCGCTTAAGGTGCTCATTGGTACCCTCTGAGTACACAGATTTAGGCGCGAAGCCAACATAACTCAGCCCTTTATCTGTTGCCTGTATAGCGATATCGCCAACCGGACTCGCCAGATAGGTTTGAATAGTCATAAATTACTCCCTGAATAAACGTGTCTTTATTTTATTTGCTGCCATAACTGAAAAGTCAGATAGCTTCTAAATGGGGCGCAGCCTGGCTCATCTATCAGCCCGACCTTATCAATGGCTTTTTGTACTCCGAGATCCCCTCCCAGATAAATATCCGGCGCACTCAGACCCCGCATGCTCGCATAATCCACGGTCCAGGGGCCTATTCCTTTAATTGCCAGCCAGGATTCTGGTGTGCAATCGGGATCGTCCACATGATGCTGCGCCAGGGCTATTATTGCCTGTTTACGGCGTTCAGGCATTTTAAAAAACGACAGCTCAGATGACGCAATAACGTCTGCTGAGGGAAATTGATAAGTGCCATTTTTCTGCTTTTCTCCCAGCTGTTCAACTAACTGGATCATTAGGTTCCTGGCAGCCACAACACTAATTTGCTGCCCTAAAACAGCACGTATTCCCGCTTCAAAGGGTGTCCATATCCCGGGTAATCTCAGCCCATCCTGAAGTGCCATGTCACTACAATGTTGCTGTAAATGCGTGTTGATAAACTCGGAGTCCGCATCTAAATCCAATACCCGGCGGATATTATTCACCACCAGAGGTAACCCTTTTAGATCGCTGATCTCAATCGTTACTCTGAAGCGGTTCTGAGACTCCTCATAATACGCCGTAAAGCAACCTTGATAATCGTCCAATCTAAAATTACGTCCATAAGAGGTGTCATCTAGCCACTCCAGTGGTGTCACCAAACGATGCGCTAAAAATTCTCGCATCGCCTGCCAGTTGAAGGGGGGACGAAAGGCCATCACCAAGTCAATCTGCTGACTGACCTCAGCACCGCGACGTAAGCTGGATGGCGTAATCTGATAGAGCCGACTGAATGCGTCGTTAAAGCGACGCTGAGAGTTAAACCCGCAGGCATATGCGACCTGGGTAACCGGTAAGGCTGTTTGCTGCAATAGCTGCTTTGCTAAGTCACACTGTTTAAACAACGCATATTTTTTTGGCGCGATACCATAATACTGTTGAAACAGTTTGGTCAGGTATCGTGTCGTGATCCCCAATTTTTCAGCTAACTGAGTCACACTTGCACTGCCCAAAAAACCACCGTCAATCAATCTTTTCGCTCTGACCGCAGTGGTTTGTGTACCCAGCCAGGCATAGCTACCAGGCGCACTGTCTGGCCGACAACGAATACAAGGTCTAAAACCGGCCTGTGCCGCGCAATGCGCATGCTGGTAATACTGCACATTGTGCTCTTTTGCCGCTGGCGCCGGACATATCGGGCGACAATAAATACCCGTGCTCTTCACCGCAACATAAAATAAACCATCAAACCGTGCATCCCGGCTTTTTCGTGCCCTGGCACAAACTTCTGAAGAAAGCATACATCAACTCTTCTATGAGACTCAGACTCAGTGTAAAACCAGTCGTGCAAAGGTACTGGCCATATTCGGAACCCAATAAAAAAATACCCGCAGGTTATACCCCTATTATGCGCGCATTGACGTCACATGAGTAGGGATAGCCCGTTAGAAAATCTACCTGTCCTATACCGAAATCTCACTATGGCATGACCAGTCCTTTGGGCTATTGCACCTGATTGCTATTTAAAGTCCAAAAACTGAACTGAAATGAGAATAATAATCAGTTGTTAATATGTTGATTTATATAGATTTTTTATTGACATGAAATTATATACACGTACACTGGCGTCAATTTAGAACGAATTGAGGTGACACTTATGCAAGGCAAGCAACAGGTAATTGATGCATTTAACGCACTACTGGCTAATGAGCTCGCAGCCATTGATCAGTACTTTATTCATTCCCGCATGTATGACGACTGGGGTTTGAACAAACTTTATGAGCGTCTTAATCACGAAATGGAAGAAGAAACCACACACGCAGACTGGTTAATCAAGCGTATCTTGTTCCTTGAAGGTGTCCCTAACATGACTAAACGCCGCGATCTGCTCATAGGTAGCGACGTAAAATCTATGATGGAAAATGATCTTAAGCTGGAGCTGGAAGTGGTAGAAAGCGTTAAACAGGCCATCAAGATCTGCGAACAGGAGCAGGACTACCAATCACGTGCAGTCCTCGAAAAGCTGCTGTTTGATACCGAAGAAGACCATGTTTATTGGCTAGAACAGCAAATCGGTCTTATCGACAAAATCGGCATCCAAAACTATCTGCAATCTCAGCTGGCATAAGGAATCATTATGAAAGGCGATAAAGCGGTAATAACGGCACTGAACACCGTACTTGCAAACGAGCTGGTAGGCATTAACCAATATTTCTTGCATGCCCGTATGTTTAAAGATTTTGGTTTTTCGCAACTGGACAAAGCGGATTACAAAACATCTATCCAAAAAATGAAGAATGCAGATCGCCTGATTGAACGTATTCTGTTTCTGGAAGGCTTGCCTAACCTCCAGGACCTGGGTCGACTCAAAATTGGTGAAAACAGCGAAGAAATGATTGCGGCTAATATGGCATTTGAGCAAGCATCATTAGGGGATCTGGTTGACGCTATCGCATTGTGTGAAGAAAAGCAGGACTACATTAGTCGTGAGGCGTTGGACAATATCCTCAATGAGCAGGAAGAGCAAATTGACTGGCTGGAGACCCAGCAACACCTCATCAAAGTCACCGGTATCGAAAACTACCTGCAGACGCAAATGTAATACTAAAAAAGGGCTTTGAAGCCCTTTTTTTGAGAAACTGGTTTGAACGAAAAATTGATTAAGCTACTTGCTCTGTCACATCTACGATATCAATTAGTTTTTCGTTCAGTATCTTCTTAGCGCAGTTACAACACTTACCACACTGAGATCCCACACCTAACTCTTTGCTCAAATCGCGCATAGACCTTGCGCCATCATCAATAGATTCGGCGATTTTTTTGTCCGTCACACCGTGGCAAATGCAGATATACATAACTGAAAACCATTCTCAATAACCTTAACTGCGGATAAGTTTAATCTAAACAAAAATGGTTATCAACAACAAAAACAGAAATAATGAGAATAATTCGTAGTTGCATTGATTGTGTTTTTGATACACCTTTTAGTTCAACGGTTTAGGTTTTACCTAAAGCAGTGCTTTTTTACCCAAAAATTTGCCAGCTGAGGCATTTTTACGAATTCTCGTTCAGCTCAGCCCATAACTTGGTATAATTAGCATAATCTGAGCAATGTATGCCTCAGCGAATATGACAGCACAAAAGCGTAAAAGGACTGTTCACTGTTGTGCGCCTGGGAACGTGTGAATGAACAACTGGCTACAAGCAGCTTTATTGTCTTTTTTAATGATATATCACCACTTGGTGATTGCAGATCCTTATTATGCAAATCAGATCAGCCGCTTGTCGACGCAGGAAGGGCTTTCTCAGTCGAGTGTCACCGCGCTGGTTCAGGACAAGCAGGGATATATCTGGATCGCGACCCATCAGGGCTTAAATCGACATGACGGTAACCAATTTAGTCCCTTCAAGGGGCAGGCACTGTTCTCAGGCAGTGACATTTTACTGCTCCAACTGTTAGACAATGATCAATTATTTATATCAACAGTACAATCAGGCGCGTTTCTGCTAAACACCCGTACTTTATCGCTGGTGAAATTGTTTGACCAGGGAGGACGTCAGGGCATAGCGCCAGATGCCGCGGTGAATGCCATTGTGCAGTATCAAGATCAATACGTGATTGCAATTGAAAACGCCTTGTATCGCGTCAATACGCAGACACTTGCGTCGGAACGTTTGCTCACCCTGCCACATAACGCCTATGTTCGCACTATGCTGGCGTGGCATGATACTTTACTCATTGGTTCAGAGTCTGGACTGTTTCAATTCAAAAATGAGCAACTCAGCTTACTGAACCACCAGGGCTCAGTAGCCAAGTCTGCGCTCAATAACAATGTAAAACTGCTCAAACAGGACCAGGCGTTGGGGCTGCTGGTGGGCACAGTGGAAGGCTTGTTTGTCATTCCAGGTGATGCCAGCCAGCTAATAGACCAGCAGGCTTATGAACTTGTTTCACAACTCAATATCTGGGCACATGAAATCGGGCCATATGGAGAATACCTGGCCACAGATTCAGGTCTATATCTGCTCGACCGCCGTAATCATAGCGCCAGTAAGCTGTTCTCATTCAGCGAAAGCCGCTATTTGACACCGCAAAATACCATCCCTGTCATGTTATTAGACAAGCATGCAAACCTATGGATGGGCTCTAATAATAATGGGGCATTTATTTGGCCAACTTCAGCGTACCGATTTAAACTACTCGCCTCCCATAACAATAACTTCAATAACAATATCTGGGCCGTGCACCAGAAAAACGATGGCACACTTTGGCTTGGCAGCGATGATGGGTTACATCTCTTTTCCGACGGCCAGCAAGCAAACCTTCAACAAAGTTATTTTCGTAACCAAAGCCACAAACCGGCATATGGCAGCCACGCTGTCTACAACATCTATAGCTCCCCCTACCTGACAGACAATATGCTCCTGCTTGATACCAGAGCCGGACTTAAACAGTTTGACATAACAACCGGGCAAGCCTCTGAGCTCAAAGTCACCAACGCAAACGTTGCAATGACAGGAGAAGACCACTTAGTCGGCTCTATGCTTGTAGATCAGCGTACACTCTTGTTTCATACGCACCATAATATTTTCCTTTATGATATTGCCTTACAAACGATTACCACATTAAGTGAGTTGGAAGCACAGATAGATGACTTGCAAGCCCTGTTATTTCTGCCTGGCAGACCAGAAAAGCCCAATGAGTTGTTATTCAGCACCGCCAACGCGTTAGTGAGTTACGATCGTCTCAGCCACCAGATCAATACTTTGTGGCAGGCAGACGCCGCCTCTGATAACGCCTACCCTATCGTAAATGACTGGATGAAGGATGGCCAGGGCCGACTTTGGCTGGCAACCAACACAATGGGCCTCATTGCGCTCGAAACACACAGTTTCCAGCGCATAGTACATATCACAGAGGAGCAGGGGCTTGGCACCAACACTCTTTACGAACTGGAGCGTGACCTGCACAACCAACTTTGGATAAGTAGCCAAAATGGCCTCTATAAACTGAATTTAGAAACGCTGCAGCTCGATCACTATGATCATCGTAATGGGCTGGTTACCAATGAGTTTAATCTCGGGGCCAGTCAGCCTCTGCATTCAGGAAAAATGCTGTTTGGCACGCCCAACGGCGCAATAAAGTTCGACCCAAATGCCTTTACGCTGCCAGTAGAAACAGAGCAACTCGCCTTCTCCGGTGTGCAGCTGATGTCCAGGCCCATACTTGTCTCACCCGAACAACTCGACACGCAGACTTTACAGTTTGAATATGACGACATGGGGTTTCGCTTTGAGTTTAGTCAATTCAACATTTTTAATGTGCGTCGTAATTTTGTCACAGCTCACCTGTTAGGGCCCACGACCCTGGAGGTCAAAGATGTTAAAAATAACTATTTATTTTTTAATACCTTGAAGCCTGGAAAATACACCCTGACCCTGTCCGAATTCCGACCTGGTGACACTGAAAAACGCATCCAGAGCCAGCTACATTTTGAGGTCAAACATGCCTGGTGGAATACACCGTTAGCAATCAGCAGTTATCTGTTGCTGATTGCAGGAATATTGACTGTGCTCTATCGCAGACACCAGGTCAAGCAACTTGCTCTGCGTCAGACCTATGACCAGTTAGTTCACGCAAAAGCCCAGACCGACTTGGCGCTTACCAAAACACAAAGCGGGCTGTGGAGCATGGATATGCAGACTCAGCAAATCACCTTACTGGGCAATGTTCAGGACGCCAGCCAAAGTAAACAGCTCAGCTTGAACGCATTTTTCAACAAAGTTCACCCACAAGATCAGGAAATGGTACAACGCCAATGGGCACGCTTTATTGCCTCACCCGACAGCCAGCTCTCTATCACGTATCGAATTTATTCCAAACAACAAGGCTGGCTCTGGTATCACGATATTGCCAAGGTCAGCGAATGGGATGCCAAAGGTGAACCACTAAAGGCATCTGGTATCTACAGTAACATTACCGAGCAAAAAGCAAACCAATTGAACGCTGCTATGTTCGCCCAGGCCCTATCTCAGATCCAGGACTGGTTATTAATCCTCGACAGCAGCTTACAGCTTTTGTCTGTCAACCAAAGTTTATCATCATCTCTGGGATTGGACCGATATGAGCCTCAAAAACAACTGACACTCAGCGAACTCAAAAAACGACTTGGGCGACAACAGCTGATAAAATTACTGAACGCACTGCGTAACATCCAACCTAAAGAGAACATAAAACTAGAAATTGATGTGACATTTGATGATCAGCGCCAAAGTGCAGTTCAACTCAGTATCAATGCCATTACAGATGAACAGGGTGAAATAGAATTTTTAGTCATCGTTGGTTCCGACTTATCTCAGCAAAAACAAGCACAAAGTGAGTTACGTTATCTCGCAAACTTTGACGCCCTGACCGATTTACCTAATCGCAACCTAATGCTGCAACACATTGAATTTGCAATTTATAATGCAACTAAAAGCAATTCCGGGTGCGCGTTGTTGTTTATTGATCTAGACAAATTCAAGCCAATTAATGACGCCTATGGCCACTCTGCAGGGGACCAACTCCTGATTGCCGTTACGAAAAGGATAAATAGCACCTTAAACGCGCACTGTATCCTGGGTCGCCAGAGTGGCGATGAGTTCATTGTTCTGATAAAAACTTTCGAAGACGTCGCCCAGGTCACAGAGTTGGTGCAACATATGATCACGTCGTTGTGCAATAAATACGAAATAGATGGTATCTCTATGAGCATCTCTGCCAGCGTGGGTGTCGCGATTTTTCCATTTGACGAACAAACAGCAGAAGGCCTGTTGCGAAATGCGGATATCGCAATGCTGCATGCCAAACAAAGCGGCAGAAACAACTTTAAGTTTTTTACCAGCGAAATGAATGCGCACCTGAGCAGAAAGCTCAGCTTAGAAGCGGCGCTCAAGGAAGCGGTAGCAGACGATCAGTTTTACAATCACTATCAGCCTATTGTGAACACCACAAACCACACTTTGACAGGTGTGGAGTTGTTAATGCGCTGGCAGTTGGGGTCAAAGCCTGTATCACCTGCAGAGTTTATTCCGATTGCTGAAGAAGTCGGCTTAATTGAGCAAATGACAACGCAGGCCTTACGTAAAGCTCTTGAGGAACTTACGCCATTTTTCCACCAGCAGGCCTCATTTTATTTGTCATTGAATCTCTCACCTCAACATATTATGCGTGATAACCTGGCCGCCTCTTTGGACAGTATTGTGGCGGAATTTGGCTTAAGCAATCATCAGCTTAAACTGGAAATCACAGAAACCAGCTTTCTGGCAGACCGGCATAAAGCCAGTAAAACACTGGCACAGCTTAAAAAATTTGGCTTTACATTACTGCTGGACGATTTTGGCACAGGCTACTCTTCGCTCACGTACCTAAGTCACTTTCCTATCGACATTATCAAGATTGACCAGAGTTTTATCCGCACACTGGAAACTCACCCTCATAATCGTTCCATCGTAAAGACCATCTATATGCTGGCGCAAAACCTCAACATGGCATGCATCGCCGAAGGGGTGGAAACCGCCCAGCAGCTTAGTTTCCTTCGGGATCTCGGCTGCGAATACATGCAGGGATATTATTTTTCTAAACCTCTTAGCGCTGCGGGCTTGTTTGAGCAATACCCGCCTGATGTGGCCAACGTGAGCTGACGTAGTTATGCGCTACGCCATCGAGCCAGGCATTGATACAGGGCATCAGGCTCAATGGGCTTAGAAACAAAGTCATCCATCCCTACCTGCAAACATTTCACTTTGTCCTCATTGAAGGCATTGGCTGTGATGGCAATGATATAAGGTGTACCGTATAGGTCAGGGTTTTGCCGGATCCGACGAGTGCAATCAAATCCATCCATATTCGGCATCTGACAATCCATCAGGATAACGGGCATATGGTTACCCTCTAAGACAGACAGCGCATCCAGGCCGTCATTTGCTTTAGTCAAATTGCAGCCTGTATGTTCCATCAATTTTGCCGCTACGATCTGGTTGATTGGGTTGTCTTCAACCAGTAACACATTCACACCATTCAGATCCGGTGCACTGACATGCTGTTTTTCGTCTTGCTGCGCTTCACCCGGACTGGCAGGCAAAATCACGGTAAACGTGCTGCCTCTGCCGGCCTCACTTTCTAAACTAATTGTCCCCCCCATTGCCTCGGCCAGGCGTTTACATATTGTCAGGCCAAGCCCTGTGCCACCATATTTACGTGTTGTAGAAACATCAGCCTGAATAAACTCTCCGAATAGCTGCTTCTGTTTCTCTTTCGCAATCCCTACTCCGGTGTCAGAGATATCAATATGCAAGGCTTCGTCGACGTAACAGGCACTGAGCTTAATACTACCCTGCTCAGTGAACTTGCCTGCATTACTGAGCAAGTTGTTAATGATTTGCGTCACCCTCAACTCATCCAGCTTGAGGTACTCAGGAATAGAGTCGTTAACCTCATAGCTAAATGTCACCCCAGCCTTCACGCCAGTTTTGCAAAAGGACGTGGTCAGCGAATGTAACATCTTACGAAAGGCAACATCGTGCCTGTCCAGCTCCAGGGCGCCAGCTTCAATTTTGGAGTAATCAAGAATATCGTTCAGGATCAGCAGCAGATTATGCGCAGACTGATAAATGATCTGCAAAGACTCAGCAACCTCTGTGTCATGGGTGTGCCGCTGCATATCTGCGGTCATGCCAATTATCCCATTGAGCGGTGTGCGTATTTCATGACTCATATTGGCCAAAAACAAACTTTTTGCTGAACTCGCTTTATTGGCCCTGTCGAGTGCATCAATTAGCTCTTCAGTTTTCTCCTGCACCTGGCTCTCTAATTGGGCATTAAAGTTGGTGAGCTGAGCATTAAGCGACTGATTTTCCTGATTAGCTTTTTGCAACTTTTTGAAGCTCATAGACAACTTAAACGCCAGCTGGGTAAATTGCTGCTGCAACGTAATCACTTCAAGAAAGGTTGCTTCTTCGCGAGGAGACAAATCATCATTACGACTGGCCGGGTCAAACCCGTTCAGCCGACTACTAAGATCATGCATTGGGTTGATCAGCATACGGGTTAATTTGCTAACCAAAACGCTGCTCAGTGCAATAATAAACAGGGCCAGGAAAAAAGACTGTCCCCAGGCCGATGCAACCGCCATATTGACGTACTTGCGCTCCACCAAACTGATGACCTGCCAGCTGAACTCCTCAGAACGCACGCCACGACGGTAAAACACCTCTTCCGTCTTACCAACATACAGATTCAAATCATCATTGGTCAGCGAATTTAACGTCGCTTCGTCCAGTTCATCGAGCGTATTAAAGTCAGATTTCAGGGAGCTAAATACCACTTTATTTTCGCTATCCAGGATCATCAAGTGTCCCAGGTGCGACAAAATACGAGGAATAAATTGCTCAAATGTATTAAAAAATACGGACCCTTCCACAATCCCGGCAAAGTTCCCTCTCTCATAGATGGGGGCAGAAATAGCGACAATCGAATCATCACCAAACCCCCTACCCCGAAAAATGCCCGACACAAACCCATTGGGATAATACGGTGCCTGAATAAAATACTGACGATCGGATACTGCCGGCACTTCGCCAGCAAGGCTGGTCCTAAGCGTATCGGGGTAAAAGTGTGTAACCAGCCCGGATTCATCCGCGGTGATGGCAGTGCGGATATTCGGATAGGACTCGACCAGACGTGTGATTGTATGCTGTTGATCCAACCCGGCTTCAATATTGTGCGCAGCATCTGCCAAAGCACGGCGATGATTACCAAGAAAGCTGTCTATCCGCTGCGCCGTTGTGTTCGCAACATCACTCAGCTGCGCTCTCACCTCATATTCTATACGTTCATAGTGGCTATTGGTCAGCATAATCGTTGTCACCAGCACCACCAGAATAATAAGGTGACTGATCATGTAATTCAAAATGCGATACAGTGGCTTCGCCTGCCACAATTGTTTGAATAAAAATAATGACAGTAAGTCGACAATAACCAGGCATATAGCGGCATTAATGAAGTACTTGGCCAGCGCCGTCATAATAACCAGTAAGTTGAGGTCAAGGGCAAACTTACCGAACAGGAAGAGTAATGGGATCCCAAACAGCACCCAAAATGCCAGGCCCCGCATAAATAAAGGTTTGTTAGGTCTGACACAAAAGATCTGTAGCCAGGCAATTTCTAACAAAAACACCGTAGAGGGCCAACAGTGTCCCCAGCGGTAAAATATAAAGGCCGCACCAATTGCGACACACAATAAAGCATAGCGCCAGCCCAGCGACATCAATGCAAGAATAACGAACAGCTGACCAAGCAGAAACTCGGAACTATCCAGGAACCATAGGGGCAGAAGGTTAGCAAAGCCACCTAACAACCCGAGCACAACCGCAATCGCGATCTTAGGTAATGCTGTTATTTTCCCGAACAATACTCAGGCTCCTCTTGAACTTAACACCTACAGGAACCTGCACCTCACCTTATGAGTACTACGCAGGCCCTGAGTTTCGATCAGCTATACAAGTTATCACCTACAACACAAAAACCTGTGTTGCTCATTTTGATTAGCTTGCAATTTTTTTACTGATACTGTTAAAAAGTAAAGGAAAAACTGACTTTTGCCAAGTTTAGTGATCCGGACAATCGTGGCTTTCTATTTGCAAAACGCATTGTTTAACCGCATAGGTGTTCATCAACGCACGTTCTACTTCGAGGCGACACGCTTCATCGTGCATTTCAATCGTGCAGTGATGTTTAAGCACAATATGCGCCCCAACGGTTAACTGATTGTCCAGCATAGTGACAGTAATGTTGTGAACACTCTCAACGTGTTCAGTCGACAGGATCAGCTGTTCCAGTTTTTCGACAGCCGGAAGCATTTGTGCTTTTTCCGTAAGACCCTGAATACAGGTATAGATCACTTTAACCCCAGTGAACAAAACAAACACAGATATAAGCATGCTCGAGGCAATATCAATAACCTGCCAGTTGGTCAGGTGGATCAGTACACCCGCAACAAAGGTAGAAATAGTAGAAAGCAAATCAAAAAAAGAGTGCAGAAAAACCGCATAAACATTGATGCTATCTTTACGCCCCTTGTATAACACCCATGCCGAGGCACCATGAAACAAGAACCCGACTGCTGCAATACTCGACATCGCGAAGGCGTTCACATTAAGGTCATGGCCCTCGGCATGATGTCCTAGCCGCTCACCGCCCTCAAGCAAGATAATT carries:
- a CDS encoding EAL domain-containing protein; the protein is MNNWLQAALLSFLMIYHHLVIADPYYANQISRLSTQEGLSQSSVTALVQDKQGYIWIATHQGLNRHDGNQFSPFKGQALFSGSDILLLQLLDNDQLFISTVQSGAFLLNTRTLSLVKLFDQGGRQGIAPDAAVNAIVQYQDQYVIAIENALYRVNTQTLASERLLTLPHNAYVRTMLAWHDTLLIGSESGLFQFKNEQLSLLNHQGSVAKSALNNNVKLLKQDQALGLLVGTVEGLFVIPGDASQLIDQQAYELVSQLNIWAHEIGPYGEYLATDSGLYLLDRRNHSASKLFSFSESRYLTPQNTIPVMLLDKHANLWMGSNNNGAFIWPTSAYRFKLLASHNNNFNNNIWAVHQKNDGTLWLGSDDGLHLFSDGQQANLQQSYFRNQSHKPAYGSHAVYNIYSSPYLTDNMLLLDTRAGLKQFDITTGQASELKVTNANVAMTGEDHLVGSMLVDQRTLLFHTHHNIFLYDIALQTITTLSELEAQIDDLQALLFLPGRPEKPNELLFSTANALVSYDRLSHQINTLWQADAASDNAYPIVNDWMKDGQGRLWLATNTMGLIALETHSFQRIVHITEEQGLGTNTLYELERDLHNQLWISSQNGLYKLNLETLQLDHYDHRNGLVTNEFNLGASQPLHSGKMLFGTPNGAIKFDPNAFTLPVETEQLAFSGVQLMSRPILVSPEQLDTQTLQFEYDDMGFRFEFSQFNIFNVRRNFVTAHLLGPTTLEVKDVKNNYLFFNTLKPGKYTLTLSEFRPGDTEKRIQSQLHFEVKHAWWNTPLAISSYLLLIAGILTVLYRRHQVKQLALRQTYDQLVHAKAQTDLALTKTQSGLWSMDMQTQQITLLGNVQDASQSKQLSLNAFFNKVHPQDQEMVQRQWARFIASPDSQLSITYRIYSKQQGWLWYHDIAKVSEWDAKGEPLKASGIYSNITEQKANQLNAAMFAQALSQIQDWLLILDSSLQLLSVNQSLSSSLGLDRYEPQKQLTLSELKKRLGRQQLIKLLNALRNIQPKENIKLEIDVTFDDQRQSAVQLSINAITDEQGEIEFLVIVGSDLSQQKQAQSELRYLANFDALTDLPNRNLMLQHIEFAIYNATKSNSGCALLFIDLDKFKPINDAYGHSAGDQLLIAVTKRINSTLNAHCILGRQSGDEFIVLIKTFEDVAQVTELVQHMITSLCNKYEIDGISMSISASVGVAIFPFDEQTAEGLLRNADIAMLHAKQSGRNNFKFFTSEMNAHLSRKLSLEAALKEAVADDQFYNHYQPIVNTTNHTLTGVELLMRWQLGSKPVSPAEFIPIAEEVGLIEQMTTQALRKALEELTPFFHQQASFYLSLNLSPQHIMRDNLAASLDSIVAEFGLSNHQLKLEITETSFLADRHKASKTLAQLKKFGFTLLLDDFGTGYSSLTYLSHFPIDIIKIDQSFIRTLETHPHNRSIVKTIYMLAQNLNMACIAEGVETAQQLSFLRDLGCEYMQGYYFSKPLSAAGLFEQYPPDVANVS
- a CDS encoding ATP-binding protein → MFGKITALPKIAIAVVLGLLGGFANLLPLWFLDSSEFLLGQLFVILALMSLGWRYALLCVAIGAAFIFYRWGHCWPSTVFLLEIAWLQIFCVRPNKPLFMRGLAFWVLFGIPLLFLFGKFALDLNLLVIMTALAKYFINAAICLVIVDLLSLFLFKQLWQAKPLYRILNYMISHLIILVVLVTTIMLTNSHYERIEYEVRAQLSDVANTTAQRIDSFLGNHRRALADAAHNIEAGLDQQHTITRLVESYPNIRTAITADESGLVTHFYPDTLRTSLAGEVPAVSDRQYFIQAPYYPNGFVSGIFRGRGFGDDSIVAISAPIYERGNFAGIVEGSVFFNTFEQFIPRILSHLGHLMILDSENKVVFSSLKSDFNTLDELDEATLNSLTNDDLNLYVGKTEEVFYRRGVRSEEFSWQVISLVERKYVNMAVASAWGQSFFLALFIIALSSVLVSKLTRMLINPMHDLSSRLNGFDPASRNDDLSPREEATFLEVITLQQQFTQLAFKLSMSFKKLQKANQENQSLNAQLTNFNAQLESQVQEKTEELIDALDRANKASSAKSLFLANMSHEIRTPLNGIIGMTADMQRHTHDTEVAESLQIIYQSAHNLLLILNDILDYSKIEAGALELDRHDVAFRKMLHSLTTSFCKTGVKAGVTFSYEVNDSIPEYLKLDELRVTQIINNLLSNAGKFTEQGSIKLSACYVDEALHIDISDTGVGIAKEKQKQLFGEFIQADVSTTRKYGGTGLGLTICKRLAEAMGGTISLESEAGRGSTFTVILPASPGEAQQDEKQHVSAPDLNGVNVLLVEDNPINQIVAAKLMEHTGCNLTKANDGLDALSVLEGNHMPVILMDCQMPNMDGFDCTRRIRQNPDLYGTPYIIAITANAFNEDKVKCLQVGMDDFVSKPIEPDALYQCLARWRSA
- a CDS encoding cation diffusion facilitator family transporter, which produces MTDLTTHQASRNRLLIALALTCTFMIIQVVGAYYANSLAVLADAGHLFVHNSSLLIALIASSVAIKLAKTYSDGYKKAEYTGGLFNGLLYLSIAAIILLEGGERLGHHAEGHDLNVNAFAMSSIAAVGFLFHGASAWVLYKGRKDSINVYAVFLHSFFDLLSTISTFVAGVLIHLTNWQVIDIASSMLISVFVLFTGVKVIYTCIQGLTEKAQMLPAVEKLEQLILSTEHVESVHNITVTMLDNQLTVGAHIVLKHHCTIEMHDEACRLEVERALMNTYAVKQCVLQIESHDCPDH